AAGGGATTCAAACTTACTATGCCGGAAAAGAAGAGTTCAAATCTACTACATATGAATGTGTCCGATAATCAATTTTTACGTTCATTGATAAGATAACATGCATTGTTCCACAAGGTTCGAGACATAACCGAAGACCCACTCCGCCAGGCCGATGGAGAGATGCCTTTATATTTATGATACATCAGGATGATAGATGACAATCACAGAAAAAATAAGCATTGGATTGTTGATTATACAAATCATCACGTTTGTCGCTATCCTGGCGACATTAATCGTCTATTATCGTCAACTTCGTACTATGGAAGCACAGCTGAGAGCCTCTTCAGGAGCAAACTCCCGACTCTTGCATGTCGAACTAATCAAGTTGGCAATTGATAAACCTGATTTGCTCCGTGTTTGGCATGCAAATCACTCAGAGCTTTCATTGGAAGACTTCAGGGCACATCTCTTTGTAAATCTCCACCTTTCAAACCTCGAAGCTTTCTTAGCACAAAAGGCGTTCACGAAGGAAGAGGTGGAAATAGCACTGAAGCATCATTCAGCGAACCCATACTATCGTGCGTTTTGGCATAGAGTAAGTAAACAGCAATGCGGGTGGCGCGATTCAAAAGATGAGAACACGCAATGGTTTTGTCGTCTATGTGATCGTATTTTTGCAATCTGAGGGATTCAATAATATAAACAAGCGTTTAATCCAAAAGTCTACGAACTTAAAAATCAAATGCCCTTCCCTAAAGTCCGTGTCATAACCGCCGACCTCCTTACCCAGGCCGGAATCACCTCTCCACCGATAGACCCTGCTCAAGTCGCAGCGTTTTTAGGGATTTTGATTGAGACACGGCCCGGATATCCGGCTCTCTCCGGCATTGAGCAGGATGGGCCGCAGACTCGCATCATCATTCGTGCCGGACTGCGGCCCGAGCGGCAGCACTTCCTCGTGGCGCACGAGGTCGGGCATGTGTACTGGCAGGACAATGAGCATCATCGCGGTGATCCGTCTCTCGGCGGACGCCTCGAATACTTTTGCAACAAGTTCGCCAGCTTGATGCTGCTGCCTTTCGAATGGTTCAACGCGGACGCAGCCGAGACCGGCCATGATCTCTTCGCCCTGAAGCGCATCTATTCGACCGCCTCCAATCAGCTGATCGCGCGTCGGATCGTTAGCCTGCGCCCGGCTATCGCAACCGTGTTCGATGACGACGGCAAGGAGAAGCGAGTCACGGAGAGATTCAACGGCTCCGGCCCCCAGGACAAGAAGCTCACCAAAGCCGAGAGCCAGGTAATCAAGGAAGTCTGCGGGACAGGTTCGGTGATCGAGAACATCGGCACGATCAAAGAGAAGGGGCAGTTCGTCCGAGTGAAGGTCAAGGGCTACCCGATCTTCGAAAACGGCTGGAAGAGAGTTATCACGTTCATGGAGCCGGAAGAGACTGCCGGATTCGAAGACGGAGAGTTTGAAGGAGATATCTATCCGTTTCCGGAGTACTGATATTATCTGAGTCAACCATCAATTCTTCACCAAGTGGAGCGCTGCATATGAGAAAGGTTGAGTTGGATAAACAGTCTATACTTTATTACATCAGTCTTGTTGGTGGAATTGCATCTATATGTTCCCTCGTCTATTCCATTGCAAGTATTGCTGCTATCGACGAGCAAAGAAATGTCAGATATATGATTACCGCTTCAATTATTTACATTTTTGCTTTATTCTGTCTTCAGTTCTATATGATGTTTAAAATGAATAAATTGTCTTGTGAAAATTTAAAAGCCAAGAGCATTCTTTCGAAACTCGATTCATTAAAGAGAAGTTACCAAGAAATACACAGCATTAGCCATCAATTTAGAGACTGCATGATGGAAAATAAGACAACAGACGTTGAAGCATACAAGTCTTTTTGTATTAGCGTATTGGATAATACAAGAACTCTTTTTCAAGATGTGCATGGAGTGCGTTGCTCTACTTGTATTAAGATTTATTCTAAGAAT
Above is a window of bacterium DNA encoding:
- a CDS encoding DUF6082 family protein, with amino-acid sequence MTITEKISIGLLIIQIITFVAILATLIVYYRQLRTMEAQLRASSGANSRLLHVELIKLAIDKPDLLRVWHANHSELSLEDFRAHLFVNLHLSNLEAFLAQKAFTKEEVEIALKHHSANPYYRAFWHRVSKQQCGWRDSKDENTQWFCRLCDRIFAI
- a CDS encoding ImmA/IrrE family metallo-endopeptidase, which codes for MPFPKVRVITADLLTQAGITSPPIDPAQVAAFLGILIETRPGYPALSGIEQDGPQTRIIIRAGLRPERQHFLVAHEVGHVYWQDNEHHRGDPSLGGRLEYFCNKFASLMLLPFEWFNADAAETGHDLFALKRIYSTASNQLIARRIVSLRPAIATVFDDDGKEKRVTERFNGSGPQDKKLTKAESQVIKEVCGTGSVIENIGTIKEKGQFVRVKVKGYPIFENGWKRVITFMEPEETAGFEDGEFEGDIYPFPEY